In Devosia sp. 1566, a single genomic region encodes these proteins:
- a CDS encoding DUF3572 family protein: MPRIESAPPPNASGLADACLSYLAENPDELLAFMQVAGLDPDSLRRSTGSPAFQHGLIDYFAANEPLLLSICANTGMAPETFMRVWHQLNPAG, translated from the coding sequence GTGCCCCGTATCGAATCTGCGCCCCCTCCCAATGCCTCCGGGCTCGCCGATGCCTGTCTCTCCTACCTTGCCGAGAACCCCGATGAACTCTTGGCATTCATGCAGGTCGCCGGCCTTGATCCCGACTCGCTGCGGCGCTCCACTGGTTCCCCAGCCTTCCAGCACGGACTTATCGACTATTTTGCGGCCAACGAGCCGCTGCTCCTGTCAATTTGTGCCAATACCGGCATGGCACCCGAAACCTTCATGCGGGTTTGGCACCAGCTCAATCCAGCCGGCTAA
- a CDS encoding response regulator, which produces MPKTVMIVEDNELNMKLFNDLLESRGYAVIQTRSGMEALELARAHHPDLILMDIQLPEVSGLVVTKWLKDDEELAHIPVIAVTAFAMKGDEERILQGGCEGYISKPISVPHFLETIARYIGPA; this is translated from the coding sequence ATGCCAAAAACAGTGATGATCGTGGAAGACAACGAGCTCAACATGAAGCTCTTCAACGATCTGCTCGAATCGCGCGGTTACGCCGTCATCCAGACCCGCTCCGGCATGGAAGCGCTGGAATTGGCGCGCGCACACCATCCCGACCTGATCTTGATGGATATCCAGTTGCCTGAAGTGTCGGGACTGGTGGTCACCAAGTGGCTCAAGGATGATGAAGAGCTTGCCCATATCCCGGTAATCGCGGTGACTGCCTTTGCCATGAAGGGCGACGAAGAGCGGATTTTGCAAGGCGGGTGCGAGGGTTACATCTCCAAGCCCATTTCGGTGCCTCACTTTCTGGAAACTATTGCCCGCTATATTGGCCCGGCTTGA
- the rpmG gene encoding 50S ribosomal protein L33 — MAKAASVKIKLVSTADTGFYYVTKKNARTQTEKLSYNKYDPVVRKHVEFKEAKIK, encoded by the coding sequence ATGGCCAAAGCCGCTTCCGTCAAGATCAAGCTCGTGTCGACGGCTGATACTGGCTTCTACTATGTCACCAAGAAGAACGCCCGCACCCAGACCGAGAAGCTGTCGTACAACAAGTACGACCCGGTTGTGCGCAAGCATGTTGAATTCAAGGAAGCCAAGATCAAGTAA
- a CDS encoding PleD family two-component system response regulator, translating into MTARVLIVDDIPTNVRLLEARLAAEYYEVLTASSGPQAIEICNRNDVDIVLLDVMMPDMDGFEVCRRLKASPRTNHIPVLMITALDQPSDKVRGLEVGADDFLTKPVDDMQLMARVKSLARLKTLTDELRARALTGQQIAIEDALRAMDNVDTGGGHVLVIDTDARHAERIKTYLVPEHSVDVLVQPADAVFQVTGAPYEVVLVAMALENFDPLRVCSQIRTLEHTRTLPIILIADETDRPKVVRALDLGINDFIMRPVERNELAARVRTQIRRQRYALELRQSVNNTMAMAVTDDLTGLYNRRYFERHLHVMLSKAQSQGRDMAVMILDIDHFKAVNDTYGHHVGDSVLKEFAQRLRRSVRGVDLACRFGGEEFVVLMPDTDMGQAEAVAERVRRAIAEQGFDVGGDRPMWVTVSAGVTLNESVSDTPAVLMKRADVALYRAKRQGRNQVVFDAA; encoded by the coding sequence GTGACTGCACGCGTATTGATCGTCGACGACATCCCGACCAATGTACGCCTGCTGGAGGCTCGGTTAGCCGCTGAGTATTACGAGGTCCTGACCGCCAGTTCCGGCCCGCAGGCCATCGAAATCTGCAATCGCAACGATGTGGATATCGTCCTACTCGATGTAATGATGCCCGATATGGATGGCTTTGAAGTGTGCCGCCGCCTCAAGGCGAGCCCGCGGACCAACCACATTCCGGTGCTGATGATTACCGCGCTCGACCAGCCCTCCGACAAGGTGCGGGGGCTGGAAGTGGGTGCCGACGATTTTCTGACCAAGCCAGTCGATGACATGCAACTGATGGCCCGGGTCAAAAGCCTGGCGCGCCTCAAGACGCTGACCGACGAGCTGCGCGCGCGGGCCCTCACGGGCCAGCAAATCGCCATCGAGGACGCGCTGCGTGCGATGGACAATGTCGACACTGGCGGCGGGCATGTGCTGGTGATCGACACCGACGCGCGCCATGCCGAGCGGATCAAGACCTATCTTGTTCCCGAGCATAGCGTTGATGTGCTCGTTCAGCCCGCCGATGCCGTGTTCCAGGTTACCGGGGCGCCCTACGAAGTTGTGCTCGTCGCCATGGCGCTTGAGAATTTCGACCCGCTCCGGGTGTGCTCGCAGATCCGTACGCTCGAACATACGCGCACCTTGCCCATCATTTTGATTGCCGATGAGACCGACCGCCCCAAAGTGGTGCGGGCGCTGGATCTGGGCATCAATGATTTCATTATGCGCCCGGTGGAGCGCAATGAGTTGGCGGCCCGGGTGCGCACGCAAATCCGGCGCCAGCGCTATGCGCTGGAGCTGCGGCAAAGCGTCAACAACACCATGGCCATGGCGGTAACGGATGACCTGACCGGGCTATATAATCGCCGCTATTTCGAGCGGCACCTGCATGTGATGTTGAGCAAGGCGCAGTCGCAAGGTCGGGACATGGCCGTCATGATTCTCGACATCGACCACTTCAAGGCCGTCAACGACACTTATGGGCACCATGTCGGGGACAGTGTGCTCAAGGAGTTCGCGCAGCGGTTGCGGCGCAGTGTCAGAGGTGTCGACCTTGCTTGCCGTTTCGGTGGGGAGGAGTTCGTGGTGCTAATGCCCGATACCGATATGGGGCAGGCGGAAGCCGTCGCCGAGCGGGTGCGCCGAGCCATTGCCGAACAGGGTTTTGATGTCGGCGGCGACCGGCCGATGTGGGTGACGGTTTCGGCTGGCGTGACACTCAACGAGAGCGTCTCGGATACGCCGGCAGTGCTGATGAAGCGAGCCGATGTGGCGCTCTATCGCGCCAAGCGGCAGGGCCGTAACCAAGTTGTCTTTGACGCCGCTTGA
- the topA gene encoding type I DNA topoisomerase has product MKVVVVESPAKAKTINKYLGKDYEVLASFGHVRDLPAKDGSVRPDEDFAMSWEVDTASKKRLADIANALKGADELILATDPDREGEAISWHVLDVLRQKKAIKKDTPVQRVVFNAITKDAVTAAMAKPRDIDMPLVDAYLARRALDYLVGFTLSPILWRKLPGSRSAGRVQSVALRLVSDRESEIERFKADEYWSVEAKLAQKGKSFIARLYSVDGKRTDKLAVKNGEDAAALKALIEAGQFNVSGVEKKPTKRNPYAPFTTSSLQQDASSRLGLSPSRTMQIAQRLYEDGLITYMRTDAVQMAPEGIAMARSAITKNFGAEYLPEKPRIYQTKAKNAQEAHEAIRPTDMLKHPDTMSNLDADQLKLYGLIWRRTLASQMRSAEIDRTTVDIAVNVPGRQVELRAVGSVVTFPGFLALYGVEAKSDDDEEDEDSRELPPLAVGDKPALQAVEIEQHFTQPPARYTEASLIKKMEELGIGRPSTYAATLSTLKDRDYVRLEGKALHPEDRGRIVTAFLESFFNRYVEYGFTANLEEQLDLISAGELDYKQVLRDFWRDFTVATTEIKDLRVTEVLDALNDLLEDHIFPAKPDGSDRRLCPTCGTGQLSLKLGKYGAFIGCSNYPECKHTMQLSDAATGQSSEAAAGDGVLGTDPETGEEVYLKTGRFGPYVQLGDGKEPKRSSLPKGWEAASLTLDKALQLLSLPREVGTHPETGSPITAGLGRYGPFILHDGKYANLPDVEEVFTVGINRAVDLLAQKAAGGFKRGGAAVAAIQTFEHDNGPITVRAGRYGPYVNQGKINATIPKDVKPEDVTVDQAVEWIAARAEATGTKPKKAPAKKAVAKKPATKTAAAKKPAAKKAATKKSPATKTVADEDVPF; this is encoded by the coding sequence ACATTGCCAACGCGCTTAAAGGCGCTGATGAACTGATCCTTGCGACCGACCCTGATCGCGAAGGCGAAGCCATTTCCTGGCACGTGCTCGACGTGTTGCGCCAGAAAAAGGCGATCAAGAAAGACACCCCGGTCCAGCGCGTGGTGTTCAACGCCATCACCAAGGATGCCGTCACCGCAGCCATGGCCAAGCCGCGCGACATCGACATGCCGCTGGTCGATGCCTATCTCGCTCGCCGCGCGCTCGACTATCTCGTGGGCTTCACCCTTTCGCCGATCCTGTGGCGCAAGCTGCCCGGCTCCCGCTCGGCGGGGCGCGTGCAATCGGTGGCTTTGCGCCTTGTGTCCGATCGCGAGTCCGAGATCGAGCGCTTCAAAGCCGATGAGTACTGGTCGGTGGAAGCCAAGCTCGCGCAAAAGGGCAAGAGCTTCATTGCCCGGCTTTATTCGGTGGATGGCAAGCGCACCGACAAGCTCGCAGTCAAGAACGGCGAGGATGCCGCCGCGCTCAAGGCGCTGATCGAAGCTGGCCAGTTCAATGTTTCGGGTGTTGAAAAGAAGCCCACCAAGCGCAACCCCTATGCGCCCTTCACCACCTCTTCGCTGCAGCAGGATGCCTCGTCCCGGCTAGGTCTGTCGCCGTCGCGCACCATGCAGATCGCCCAGCGCCTCTACGAGGACGGGTTGATCACCTATATGCGTACCGACGCGGTGCAGATGGCCCCCGAAGGCATCGCCATGGCGCGCTCTGCCATCACCAAGAACTTTGGTGCCGAATACCTGCCGGAAAAGCCGCGCATCTATCAGACCAAGGCCAAGAACGCCCAGGAAGCGCACGAGGCCATCCGTCCCACCGATATGCTCAAGCATCCCGATACGATGAGCAATCTCGATGCCGACCAGCTCAAGCTCTATGGCTTGATCTGGCGCCGCACGCTGGCGTCACAGATGCGCTCGGCCGAAATCGATCGCACTACAGTTGACATCGCCGTCAATGTGCCTGGCCGCCAGGTCGAACTGCGTGCTGTTGGCTCCGTCGTTACCTTCCCCGGCTTCCTGGCGCTGTATGGCGTTGAAGCCAAGAGCGACGATGACGAGGAAGACGAGGACAGCCGCGAATTGCCGCCGCTGGCCGTTGGCGACAAGCCTGCCCTGCAGGCCGTCGAAATCGAGCAGCACTTCACCCAGCCGCCGGCCCGCTACACCGAAGCCAGTCTGATCAAGAAGATGGAAGAGCTCGGCATCGGCCGGCCCTCCACCTATGCCGCTACCCTCTCGACCCTCAAGGATCGCGATTATGTGCGCCTTGAGGGCAAGGCGCTGCATCCCGAGGATCGCGGCCGCATCGTCACGGCCTTCCTCGAGAGCTTTTTCAATCGCTATGTGGAATATGGTTTCACTGCCAATCTGGAAGAACAGCTCGATCTGATTTCCGCCGGTGAGCTCGACTACAAGCAGGTGCTGCGCGATTTCTGGCGTGATTTCACAGTTGCGACCACCGAGATCAAGGATCTGCGGGTCACCGAGGTGCTCGACGCCCTCAATGACTTGCTGGAAGACCACATCTTCCCGGCCAAGCCTGATGGATCGGATCGTCGCCTGTGCCCAACCTGCGGCACGGGCCAGCTGTCGCTCAAGCTTGGGAAATACGGTGCTTTTATCGGCTGTTCGAACTATCCCGAATGCAAGCACACCATGCAGCTGTCCGACGCGGCCACTGGCCAGTCCTCGGAAGCGGCGGCAGGTGACGGCGTGTTGGGCACCGATCCGGAAACGGGGGAAGAGGTTTACCTCAAGACAGGGCGCTTTGGCCCCTATGTGCAGCTTGGTGACGGCAAGGAGCCCAAGCGCTCCTCCCTGCCAAAGGGCTGGGAAGCGGCGTCCCTGACGCTCGACAAGGCCCTGCAGTTATTGTCACTGCCACGGGAAGTGGGCACCCATCCGGAAACGGGCTCGCCGATCACGGCAGGGCTCGGGCGCTACGGCCCCTTCATCCTGCATGACGGCAAATACGCCAATCTGCCCGATGTGGAGGAAGTGTTCACCGTCGGCATCAACCGCGCCGTGGACCTCTTGGCGCAAAAGGCGGCGGGCGGTTTCAAGCGCGGTGGCGCTGCCGTCGCCGCGATCCAGACCTTCGAGCACGACAACGGCCCCATCACCGTGCGTGCTGGTCGCTATGGTCCTTATGTTAACCAGGGCAAGATCAACGCCACCATTCCCAAGGACGTCAAACCCGAGGATGTAACGGTGGACCAGGCGGTGGAATGGATCGCCGCGCGCGCCGAAGCCACCGGCACCAAGCCCAAAAAGGCCCCAGCCAAGAAGGCAGTTGCCAAGAAACCTGCCACCAAGACGGCTGCCGCCAAAAAGCCTGCTGCCAAGAAAGCTGCGACCAAGAAGTCACCAGCCACCAAGACCGTGGCCGACGAAGACGTTCCGTTCTGA
- a CDS encoding glycerophosphodiester phosphodiesterase family protein, whose amino-acid sequence MTDLPLFPRPVAHRGLHNRAAGVIENSASAFEAAIAGNWAIECDLQLTSDGVPVLFHDSKLERLTGRTGAVSELTAAELTAIPLLDSAAGDRPQRFAEFLEQINGRALLQIELKHQADSAGTQLLARAAAEALKSYAGPVTVESFDPNLITQIRQFGFSGPRGIITYNYEGVEAEQNYTAEQRWTLRHLLHWHETQFDFISCAKDALELPAIKFWRALGKPVTGWTIRSKQEWEAARPHIDQIVFEGFDPDLA is encoded by the coding sequence TTGACCGACCTGCCCCTTTTCCCGCGTCCCGTCGCCCATCGTGGTCTGCACAATCGTGCCGCTGGTGTCATCGAAAACAGCGCTTCCGCCTTTGAAGCCGCTATCGCCGGCAACTGGGCGATCGAGTGCGATCTGCAGCTGACCTCGGACGGCGTGCCGGTGCTGTTCCATGACAGCAAGCTTGAGCGCCTCACCGGACGCACCGGTGCGGTCAGTGAGCTCACTGCTGCCGAACTCACCGCGATCCCCTTACTCGACAGCGCCGCCGGTGATCGGCCCCAGCGCTTTGCCGAGTTCCTTGAACAGATCAATGGCCGTGCGCTGCTGCAGATCGAGCTCAAGCATCAGGCCGACAGCGCCGGCACTCAGTTGCTCGCCCGCGCGGCGGCCGAAGCCTTGAAGTCCTATGCCGGCCCGGTAACCGTCGAGTCCTTCGACCCCAACCTAATCACCCAGATCCGTCAGTTCGGTTTTTCCGGCCCGCGCGGCATCATCACCTACAACTATGAAGGGGTTGAAGCCGAGCAGAACTACACGGCAGAGCAGCGCTGGACCCTGCGCCATCTGCTGCACTGGCATGAAACTCAGTTCGATTTCATCTCCTGTGCCAAGGACGCGCTGGAGCTGCCCGCGATCAAGTTCTGGCGAGCGCTCGGCAAACCGGTGACCGGCTGGACGATCCGGTCTAAACAGGAATGGGAAGCCGCCCGGCCCCATATCGACCAGATCGTCTTTGAAGGCTTCGACCCGGACCTTGCCTGA
- a CDS encoding dipeptidase — protein MTIPFFDGHNDTLLKLLEAGVADPERLFVEGMPAAQIDGPRARTGGMVGGLFAIFPPPLKGGLGSVVANSANPSSTLPPELPLADAQSVTLAMASILLRLERAGALSLCRSAAEIRQAIAADNLAAVLHIEGAEAIDTDLRSLDVLYAAGLRSIGLVWSRANAFGTGVPFRYPADPDIGPGLSDAGKALVRACDSLGVMIDLSHLNAAGFRDVAAISNKPLVATHSNVHAITAHARNLVDWQLAAIAESKGVVGLNFATGFLRPDGQMRADTPIEMMVRHVDSLVEALGEDGVALGSDFDGAMIPAEIGDVTGVQKLLAALLDKGYGETLVRKIACDNWLSLIERTIG, from the coding sequence ATGACAATTCCATTTTTCGACGGCCACAACGACACCTTGCTCAAGCTGCTGGAAGCGGGTGTCGCCGACCCCGAGCGGCTGTTTGTGGAGGGGATGCCTGCGGCCCAGATCGATGGTCCACGTGCCCGCACGGGCGGTATGGTGGGTGGGTTGTTTGCGATCTTTCCGCCACCGCTTAAGGGCGGCCTTGGATCGGTGGTGGCCAATTCGGCCAATCCAAGCTCCACGCTTCCCCCTGAATTGCCGCTGGCCGATGCGCAATCGGTGACTCTTGCCATGGCCTCGATCCTGCTGCGGCTGGAGCGGGCTGGCGCCTTAAGCCTGTGCCGGAGCGCTGCCGAGATTCGCCAGGCGATCGCGGCCGACAATCTGGCAGCAGTGCTGCATATCGAGGGCGCCGAAGCGATCGACACGGATCTGCGCTCCCTTGATGTGCTTTACGCGGCCGGTTTGCGCTCGATCGGGCTGGTGTGGAGCCGCGCCAATGCCTTTGGCACCGGCGTGCCGTTTCGCTACCCCGCCGATCCAGATATCGGCCCGGGACTTTCGGATGCGGGCAAAGCCTTGGTGCGCGCCTGCGATAGCCTCGGCGTGATGATCGACCTGTCGCATCTTAATGCCGCGGGGTTTCGAGATGTGGCTGCGATCAGCAACAAGCCGCTGGTTGCCACTCATTCCAATGTCCATGCCATCACCGCGCATGCGCGCAACCTCGTCGATTGGCAGCTGGCAGCGATCGCCGAAAGCAAGGGCGTTGTCGGGTTGAACTTTGCCACAGGCTTTCTGCGTCCGGACGGGCAGATGCGCGCCGATACGCCCATCGAGATGATGGTGCGCCATGTGGACAGTCTGGTGGAAGCACTGGGAGAAGACGGCGTGGCGCTTGGCTCGGACTTTGACGGCGCCATGATCCCCGCCGAGATCGGCGATGTCACGGGCGTGCAAAAGCTGCTCGCCGCGCTGTTGGACAAGGGCTATGGCGAAACGCTGGTGCGCAAGATCGCCTGCGACAACTGGCTGTCGCTGATCGAGCGCACTATCGGCTGA
- a CDS encoding RidA family protein — protein sequence MTSPTEKLREYGYELPAPKPPVASYVPVTRTGNILYVSGQISSNETGVVTGLLGDTMNVVQGGNAAELAALNVLSQIVHMGGVPLEEIKRILKITVLVASTPDFTEHHLVANGCSNLLVGVLGDRGKHARAAFGVAALPFGAAVEIEAVVEV from the coding sequence ATGACCAGTCCCACTGAAAAACTGCGTGAATACGGCTACGAGCTCCCTGCCCCCAAACCGCCGGTCGCCAGCTATGTTCCAGTGACCCGCACCGGCAATATTCTGTACGTGTCGGGCCAGATCTCCAGCAATGAAACCGGCGTCGTCACCGGCCTCCTGGGCGATACCATGAATGTCGTGCAGGGCGGCAACGCTGCCGAACTCGCGGCGCTCAACGTGTTGTCGCAAATCGTCCATATGGGTGGCGTGCCGCTGGAAGAGATCAAGCGTATTCTCAAGATCACGGTTCTTGTGGCTTCAACGCCTGACTTCACCGAGCACCATCTGGTTGCCAATGGGTGCTCGAACCTCCTGGTCGGGGTGCTGGGTGACCGGGGCAAGCATGCCCGTGCTGCCTTCGGCGTTGCCGCGCTGCCCTTTGGCGCCGCCGTGGAAATCGAAGCCGTGGTGGAAGTCTAG
- the rnr gene encoding ribonuclease R, which translates to MAKLQTRAKNTSGPKRPRLSAAEQLPSREQLLQALAETPDLKGKRDLAKLFGIRGDLRKPFKAMLAELEGEGVITRTRKALRRTAALPPVTVLDIPTDADPDHLHAFPAQWNDEEGERPRVLVYQGRDARVIPAPGDRILARIDAGDGEIPAYTARPMKILDKPRRAHIGIVRMDEDGARLIPVDRKQKEMRIPMGDLGDARDGDLVEVEVKLSGRLMIPRARVTAVIGNPASEGAISLIAIHSLEIPYRFPTSVLREAEEAKEATLKGREDWRDLPLITIDPFDAKDHDDAVYAQSDPDPANAGGHLVTVAIADVAAYVRPGSALDREAYLRGNSVYFPDRVVPMLPERISNELCSLKEGEPRAALAVRMVIGADGRKRSHSFHRVLMRSAAKLSYQQAQAAIDGQPDDKAGPLLEPILRPLWDAYETMAKARDQRGPLDLDLPERKIVLDEKGMVKDIRIPERLDAHRLIEEMMIAANVAAAETLQAKNMPLLFRVHDTPSTEKLAALRDFLGSLDIAVKKSDAVRASDFNGILAQARKAGNAEQVSEMVLRSQAQAEYAPENYGHFGLNLDNYAHFTSPIRRYSDLIVHRGLIRALGLGDDGLSDNEMQKLAGIGQHISATERRAMAAERETSDRLLAQFLAGQIGARFEGRISGVTRSGLFIRLLDTGADGFVPASTLGADFYRYEQEQQAMIGDRTGEKFALGDRVTVRLLEVAPVAGAMRFELLSEGSRVNPSTTRRTTKRPSRTLGPKGRRKR; encoded by the coding sequence ATGGCCAAACTACAAACAAGAGCAAAAAACACTTCCGGCCCCAAGCGCCCCCGCCTCAGTGCTGCCGAGCAACTACCTTCACGCGAGCAATTGCTCCAGGCGCTCGCCGAAACGCCCGATCTCAAGGGCAAGCGCGATCTGGCCAAGCTGTTCGGCATCCGCGGCGATCTGCGCAAACCGTTCAAGGCCATGCTGGCTGAGCTGGAAGGCGAAGGCGTTATTACCCGCACGCGCAAGGCGCTGCGCCGTACCGCCGCCCTGCCCCCGGTAACCGTGCTCGACATCCCCACCGATGCCGATCCCGATCACCTTCACGCCTTCCCAGCCCAATGGAATGACGAAGAGGGCGAACGCCCCCGCGTGCTCGTTTATCAAGGGCGCGACGCCCGCGTCATACCCGCTCCAGGCGACCGCATCCTGGCCCGTATTGACGCCGGTGATGGCGAGATCCCGGCCTATACCGCCCGCCCGATGAAGATCCTCGACAAGCCGCGCCGTGCCCATATCGGCATTGTGCGCATGGATGAGGACGGCGCCCGCCTCATTCCCGTGGATCGCAAGCAAAAGGAAATGCGCATCCCCATGGGCGACCTTGGCGACGCCCGCGACGGCGATCTGGTGGAAGTGGAGGTCAAGCTTTCAGGCCGCCTGATGATCCCGCGTGCCCGCGTTACGGCCGTGATCGGCAACCCGGCTTCCGAAGGCGCCATCAGCCTCATTGCTATCCACAGCCTCGAGATCCCCTATCGCTTCCCGACATCGGTGCTACGTGAGGCCGAGGAAGCCAAGGAAGCCACGCTCAAGGGCCGGGAGGATTGGCGTGACCTTCCGTTGATCACCATCGATCCGTTCGACGCCAAGGATCACGACGACGCCGTCTATGCCCAGTCCGATCCCGATCCCGCCAATGCCGGCGGGCACCTGGTCACCGTGGCCATTGCCGATGTGGCGGCCTATGTCCGTCCCGGCTCAGCGCTCGACCGCGAGGCCTATCTGCGCGGCAATTCTGTTTACTTTCCTGACCGCGTCGTCCCCATGCTGCCCGAGCGCATCTCCAACGAGTTGTGCTCGCTCAAAGAAGGGGAACCGCGTGCGGCCCTTGCCGTGCGCATGGTCATCGGCGCCGACGGGCGCAAGCGCTCGCACAGCTTCCACCGGGTGCTGATGCGCTCGGCCGCCAAACTGTCCTATCAGCAGGCACAAGCAGCCATTGACGGCCAGCCCGATGACAAGGCTGGCCCGCTGCTCGAGCCGATACTGCGCCCGCTCTGGGACGCCTATGAGACCATGGCCAAGGCACGCGACCAGCGTGGGCCGCTCGATCTCGACCTGCCCGAACGCAAGATCGTTCTGGACGAGAAAGGCATGGTCAAGGACATCCGGATCCCCGAGCGCCTTGATGCCCACCGGCTGATCGAAGAAATGATGATCGCGGCCAATGTCGCGGCGGCCGAAACGCTGCAGGCCAAGAATATGCCCCTGCTGTTTCGCGTCCACGATACCCCTTCGACCGAGAAACTCGCCGCCCTTCGCGATTTCCTTGGTTCGCTCGATATTGCGGTCAAGAAATCCGACGCGGTGCGAGCCAGCGACTTCAACGGCATCCTGGCCCAGGCCCGCAAGGCGGGCAATGCCGAGCAGGTATCGGAAATGGTGCTTCGCTCGCAGGCGCAGGCAGAATATGCCCCCGAAAATTACGGGCACTTCGGCCTCAACCTCGACAACTACGCCCACTTCACCTCGCCCATTCGCCGCTACTCGGATCTGATCGTCCACCGCGGCCTGATCCGGGCACTGGGCTTGGGTGATGATGGCCTCTCGGACAACGAGATGCAAAAGCTTGCCGGCATCGGCCAGCACATTTCAGCGACCGAGCGCCGGGCCATGGCGGCGGAACGAGAAACGTCCGACCGCCTGCTGGCGCAATTTCTGGCCGGCCAGATCGGGGCGCGGTTCGAGGGCCGGATCTCCGGGGTTACCCGCTCCGGCCTGTTCATTCGGCTCCTTGATACCGGAGCCGACGGCTTTGTTCCCGCCTCCACCCTGGGAGCCGATTTCTATCGTTATGAGCAAGAGCAGCAGGCAATGATCGGCGATCGCACCGGCGAGAAGTTCGCCCTGGGCGACCGCGTGACCGTTCGCCTGCTCGAAGTTGCCCCCGTGGCAGGGGCAATGCGGTTTGAACTTCTCTCGGAGGGCAGCCGCGTCAATCCGTCAACTACACGGCGGACAACGAAACGCCCATCTAGGACACTCGGCCCCAAAGGCCGTCGCAAGAGGTGA
- a CDS encoding DUF983 domain-containing protein, with protein sequence MSIVAKSTNQRSVMQAMWRGVLCKCPHCGEGKLFRAYLKVADRCENCGEEFHHHRADDLPPYIAITIVGHLLVGVMMHMDMTYHVNPLTYLYTMVPLGIIMPLAMLPSIKGAVVGLQWANRMYGFDPAKREA encoded by the coding sequence ATGAGCATCGTAGCCAAAAGTACCAATCAACGCAGCGTCATGCAGGCTATGTGGCGTGGCGTGCTGTGCAAGTGCCCACATTGCGGCGAGGGCAAGCTGTTCCGTGCTTATCTAAAAGTCGCCGACCGCTGCGAAAACTGCGGTGAGGAGTTTCACCATCATCGCGCCGATGACTTGCCGCCCTATATTGCCATCACCATTGTCGGCCACCTGCTTGTTGGCGTGATGATGCATATGGACATGACCTATCACGTCAATCCGCTGACCTATCTTTATACCATGGTACCCTTGGGCATCATCATGCCGCTGGCTATGCTGCCCTCGATCAAGGGTGCCGTTGTGGGGCTGCAATGGGCCAACCGCATGTATGGCTTCGACCCAGCCAAGCGTGAGGCTTGA